The genomic DNA AGCCTACTGCCGTTGGGTAgattgacattttataaactcaTCATaggttttatacagtatatagaattataatctgaaaagtaaattGTActtagctgtcaaataaatgaataaaaacacaatacttCCTACTGAAATATAGTGGTACCATAGGGAGTAACCAAAGGGAGTAACCTAAAGTACTAGCATATAATGGAAATAGTAAAGTATACCTAAAATTGTACTGACGTAGAGCACTTGACCAGATTTACTTTGTTGCAGTCCACCATAACCAGTAGGCTAAGCTAGATAGCACAGTACTCTTCAGAAAGAGTAGCTTGCTTTCACTTTTGATAGTCACTTAGCCTACATTTTGTAATACAAtgttttacttaagttaaatgttaaatgtggaCGTTTTTGTTATAGCAACATTGAGGAATTTACTTTTAGTTGAGTAAATAGTTCAAAAATGTTTCTCTTCAAACATTAAATGACCACGTAAACCAACAACATTAATTTGTGCTCGACAACTGTTTTTAAATCCCACTCCGACTACATTTCCCGTCAGTACTCTGTTTTCAGAAACGATGAGCGACCACATTCAGCCAATCACATCGCAGAATATGGCTTTCTCGTTCAGTGATTGGCTATTTTTGCACTGATCTTCCCACGATGCTTTGCTGCACCGCCTTGGAATTCAAATCGAgcgagccaatcagagagcgCCGTAACGACCGAGgcagcattttaaatttgtacCAGAGACTGTTGTCAAAAGGCAGGACGGAGTAACGCTGCAGTCACCGAGGGACTAGTTTGGCGATTAGTTTCATGTCTGCCTCAGGTTTTTTTCAATCTTGAGATTCGCATGCACTACATTTTTTATCGTTAAATCAAATGTTTCAATAACGTTCGCGTTCAAAGGTGGTTAACGTTAGTTTTGATTTGAATTCACAAGTGTATGGCAGCAAGCTAGCTTCCAGGGCTAAACTAACGTCGGTAAAGGTAGGGTTAACAATAGTTTGACCCTTGCAGAAATTATTGATACCTCGACTGCTGAAGAGTTTTAAACGCTTCTTTTAAATAGCACAAAATGAGTGCAGGTATCGCGAAGCCGGCGAATCCGTCGGCACATGTCGACCCAAAATCAGCTCCTCTTAAAGAAATCCCAGATGTTCTGGTTGACCCACGCACCTCGAGGAGATACGCGAGGGGAAGATTCCTCGGAAAAGGTGGTTTCGCCAAATGCTACGAAATTACAGATATGGAGACGAAGCAGGTTTTTGCTGGAAAAATCGTGCCCAAGTCTCTGATTCTGAAGCAGcaccagagggagaagatgacCTCCGAAATCGCCATTCACAAGAGTCTCAACCACGCCAACGTCGTGGGTTTCCACGGTTTTTTCGAAGACGATGACTTTGTCTTTGTTGTTCTGGAAATCTGCAGGAGAAGGGTGAGTGTCATGAGAAAATGCATGCGTTCTCTAGTGAACACACTTCTCAGGGCCAACGGTCATCACGGCGGTCTCTTCCGTTGTCCTAACGTTACCAGTCCAAGTGGAGGTATCTTAAATTGCAAGAAAAGCCAAGGGAGTTTTGAACTGGTCGGTTAAAGTCCTTAAACGTAACGTTTAACCAGTTGGTATACACAAATCCTTAATCGTTGCTGACCTTTTCCCCATTTTTTTGTGCTGCCATGGTCATTTTCCCAAATATTTGCTTTGAATTGACTTGTCCAGTCAACACTGCATTATTGCCATGGTGGCCATTTCAAGTCTTGCAGCAAGAAAATGAGTTGGACTAACTTGGTCTTAAGTGTTTAATTAGTTTTCTTCGACtaatccatttttctttttccatttcagTCCTTGTTGGAGCTGCACAAGCGTCGTAAGGCTGTGACTGAGCCAGAAGCTCGCTACTACATGACCCAACTGCTCAAGGGTGTCCAGTACCTGCACAGCAACAGAGTCATCCACAGAGACCTGAAACTGGGCAACATCTTCCTTAATGATGACATGGAGGTCAAGATAGGTAATTTGCTCCGTTAGATTGCATATGATTTGACTCCAATCCTCTTCCCATACCTGAGAAGGGTAATGCATACCAGTAACATTTATCAAGACTCACAAACAAACCTGTTGGTCCAGTAATAAATGGTTAGGGCCCAGCCCTCACTGGAATATGTCATACTTACTGGATGAATGGTTTCCATTGACTGGTAGGGAAATTTCCAAGGACCAAAATGCACAAATACAAATTTTACGCCGCTGATTTACAAAagcttgtctgtctctcttttctagGGGACTTTGGTTTAGCCACTAAGATCGAGTTTGATGGCGAGAGGAAGAAGACCTTGTGTGGGACGCCCAACTACATTGCACCCGAAGTGCTTTGTAAGAAAGGCCACAGCTACGAAGTGGACGTCTGGTCGCTTGGGTGCATATTGTAAGTCtgaacacacaagcacaccTGGGAGACACTTAACTGTTTTACAGTTGTTTCTTTTAGCTATAAATGCAAAACGGCACTATAAATCCTGTTTGAGttgcattattatattatacaatGGTTcttgagtagggctgggtatcgttgacatttttttttgggatatCGTGACTTGGATACCTGTTCCTGAACGGTTCcattttttcaataccaattttatgaaATTTTAATTTGAAGAAATTACTCATGAAGGCACAAAtcgttttatttttcagctcctagtACGTGAGCCCCATCTCGGTTCGTAAcgtagtttttcctgcatgccttTACAACGTTTAACGTTAGACggccaatcacaagcattattagatcttagtagaagcatgcttattggctcagtgacgctgatgagatttacacCTTAGGTATTGAAAGTTGGTATTGAACAACGAGGCATTTTTCTGTACTCTAAACTTTAGCGGCAATTTGATCGGTGCCTTAAAAGTATGgagtttggtacccagccctattctTGGGAACGCTACAACCGGCTATACCACAGGCCATGCGTTGGACACGCATTGCACTAGTTCTACATGATTCAGCTTAGTCGGCTCAATGTCCTCATGTCTGTATCCTCTCAGGTACACTTTGTTGGTGGGTAAGCCCCCATTTGAGACCTCCTGTCTGAAGGAGACCTACAACCGCATTAAGAAGAACAACTACACCATCCCCTGGGTAAGCCTGACTAATGTAGCACACAATGTTCCTTCAAAATAttgtagatggatggatagatggtgCTTTTTACACGTTGAATTTCATAATCTGAATTTTCAACACACTGCAGCACATCAACCCGTTGGCGTCGGCGCTCATCAAGCGGATGCTGCAGGCTGATCCCACCCAACGGCCTACCATCGCTGAGCTACAAGTGGACGAGTATTTTACGTCTGGCTACATCCCCACACGTCTGCCCACTACTTGTCTCACTGTGCCCCCGCGGTTCTCCATTGCCCCGTCCACAGCTATGGAGCTCAACCAGAGGCGCCCACTGACTGCTATCAACAACAAAGGTAATGGTCCCAGCAGTTAAAGGCTTGACTACTTCTTACCAAAGAAGCCTTTTTGTCTACAAATTATTTAAACAGTCCTGAAATGGTTTGGCTGCACGGGATATAGTGTTAATgactttgtttctctttccaGCAGGGACCGAGAAGGGGGACATGAAGGACGAGCCTGCGCAAAGGTGAGTAGGACAGATGTTTGAGATGgaagtagggctgctcgattattggggggggggggggaatcctGATTGccattattttggtcaatatttaaATCAGGATTACTCATTGGCTTTAGGAAAGATGTTGCAGCTATAACATTTAAACCGTGAAAcggttaaacaaatcaacagtggaaacaccttaaactgtgaaatttcccacaatacttttcccgttttgttttttttcttcattcagtgtttacttgcaaaataatcgtttttctcgattCCTCTGTTTTTGAGGATCGTTGGTTGCCTAAATTGaaatttttaaaatgtgattaacTGCACAGCCATAGATAGGAGCTGGGCAAAATATCAGTattatattgtgatatgagactagatatcgtcttagattttggatgtcGTAATGTCACTGGAAGTTGTCTTTCCTGGTTTTAcaagctgcattacagtaaaatggTGTCATTTTGTGAACTTACCAGGCTCTTAGCTAACTGTTCTAGGGCTGGGCGACGGGGAGGGTTGACAACtgatgctttaacaaaatatcttcacacttaggtTTTAGATAAATGATCATCAGTAATGTGatcataatgtctaagtggggaaaaggcaaataatagaacagctagaacagtctggtaagtacatcactttactgtaatgcagcctttaaaaccaggaaaagacaacacttatgtcatatcacgatatccaaaatctaagacaatatctagtctcatatcacgatatcgatatattgcccagccctaagctGTTCtaatatttgcctttacccacgcAGTCATTAAATCCACACTACTGATTATacatcaaaaatgtaattgtcaaaatattttgtgaaagcaccaaatgtcaaccctacaatatcgccgcagtATCAATATTGAGGTATTgggtaaaaaaatataatagatTTTTCTctgtatcgcccagccctagacaGGAGTGCTCACAACTTATTTGAATCCTTTTTATGTAGTAACTGTTGTGACTTGTGTATTCTGTGTAGGGAGCCTGAGCCATCAGAAAACCATCTGAAAGACATGCTGCATCAGCTCAACAGCATCATTGCTGCCAAGCCCTCGGAGAAGGCAGTCATCTGCCAGGGTGAGTGCAGAGTCTTCAGTTTAGTCGACGAATCCTTTTTCGTATCGGTGTAGCACATTTTAGACGTTTTTGAATAAGCTTTGTCTGTCAACAttgtaaacaaatatattttgttcGATTTTGTTTTTCTAGAAGAAGCGGAGGATCCTGCATGTATTCCCATCTTCTGGATCAGCAAATGGGTCGACTACTCTGACAAATATGGACTAGGTAAGCATTGGACTGTGTTCCCACGTCCATctgccagcttttttttttaaattttttttttaaccttatgTCCGGTTTTTGTTCTTATGGACATTACAAAAACTAATTTGGCTATTTATGTTTACTCTCAAATGTAGGTAACGGACCGTCACACAGGGTTTCCACGGGGTCTAAAAAGTGTAACATTtcaattttaggccttaaagtCAAATTcgtaaaagtattgttttaggtcttaaagtgttcatattatgctttttggctttttccccctttcctgtattgtgttctatatctttttgtgcacgttataggtttacaaagtgaaaaagcccaaaggcacttaccatctccaa from Sander vitreus isolate 19-12246 chromosome 2, sanVit1, whole genome shotgun sequence includes the following:
- the plk1 gene encoding serine/threonine-protein kinase PLK1; its protein translation is MSAGIAKPANPSAHVDPKSAPLKEIPDVLVDPRTSRRYARGRFLGKGGFAKCYEITDMETKQVFAGKIVPKSLILKQHQREKMTSEIAIHKSLNHANVVGFHGFFEDDDFVFVVLEICRRRSLLELHKRRKAVTEPEARYYMTQLLKGVQYLHSNRVIHRDLKLGNIFLNDDMEVKIGDFGLATKIEFDGERKKTLCGTPNYIAPEVLCKKGHSYEVDVWSLGCILYTLLVGKPPFETSCLKETYNRIKKNNYTIPWHINPLASALIKRMLQADPTQRPTIAELQVDEYFTSGYIPTRLPTTCLTVPPRFSIAPSTAMELNQRRPLTAINNKAGTEKGDMKDEPAQREPEPSENHLKDMLHQLNSIIAAKPSEKAVICQEEAEDPACIPIFWISKWVDYSDKYGLGYQLCDNSVGVLFNDYTRLIMYADGDSLQYIDKAAAESYLSVRSYPTTLNKKITLLKYFRNYMSEHLLKAGANMARRDGDELARLPYLSLWFRTKSAIVLHLTNGAVQINFFQDHTKLILCPLMGAVTYIDEKREFRTYKLSLLEEFGCSKELASRIRYAKLMVEKLLDSKPSTAAT